The following proteins are co-located in the Chloroflexia bacterium SDU3-3 genome:
- a CDS encoding DNA cytosine methyltransferase: MTTNRRRKLRAIDLFSGCGGLTLGLKLAGFQVIGAVEIDSLAAETYKANHAEVEVWNTDICCLKPEDVKKKLKIRSGQLDLLAGCPPCEGFSSMRTLNGSRKVVDDRNDLIFQFLRFVEAFMPKTIMLENVPELASDERMSRFLSRIRELGYLVDTSSVRVLNAADYGVPQRRRRMILIASRFGIIPFAVQEIKYITVRSVIGSLPKAGQSGDALHDLPERRSEKVIKIIQQIPKDGGSRSSLPLEDQLDCHKKCKGFNDVYGRMSWDSVAPTITGGCYNPSKGRFIHPEENRAITLREAALLQSFPINYIFSLRRGKQYAAEMIGNALPPEFIKRQAKEIVLHLYNK, from the coding sequence ATGACAACAAATCGAAGAAGAAAACTCAGAGCTATTGATCTTTTTTCTGGTTGTGGTGGCTTAACCCTAGGTTTGAAACTTGCTGGATTTCAAGTTATAGGTGCTGTGGAGATAGATTCTCTTGCTGCCGAAACATACAAGGCTAATCATGCTGAGGTTGAGGTCTGGAATACTGACATTTGTTGTCTAAAACCTGAAGATGTTAAAAAGAAACTTAAAATTCGATCTGGACAATTGGATTTGCTTGCTGGCTGTCCCCCGTGTGAAGGATTTTCGTCAATGAGGACATTAAATGGCTCACGCAAGGTAGTTGATGACAGAAACGACTTAATATTTCAGTTCCTAAGATTTGTAGAAGCTTTTATGCCTAAAACTATAATGCTTGAGAATGTTCCTGAATTAGCTTCTGATGAGCGCATGTCTAGGTTTCTGTCTAGAATTAGAGAGCTTGGCTATCTAGTAGATACCTCTAGTGTTCGTGTTCTTAATGCCGCAGATTATGGTGTACCACAACGTCGACGTCGTATGATATTAATTGCTAGTAGGTTTGGTATTATACCATTTGCAGTACAAGAAATTAAATATATTACTGTAAGATCTGTAATAGGTTCGCTTCCTAAAGCTGGTCAGAGTGGAGATGCTTTGCATGATTTACCAGAGAGAAGAAGCGAGAAAGTCATAAAGATCATACAGCAGATACCTAAAGATGGAGGTAGCAGGAGTAGCCTTCCCCTTGAGGATCAACTTGATTGTCATAAGAAGTGTAAAGGGTTTAATGATGTTTATGGAAGAATGTCTTGGGATTCAGTAGCACCTACTATTACGGGAGGTTGCTATAATCCTTCAAAAGGAAGATTTATTCATCCTGAAGAAAATAGGGCAATAACCTTGCGAGAAGCTGCTTTATTACAGTCTTTTCCTATAAACTATATATTTTCCCTTAGGAGAGGGAAGCAATATGCTGCTGAGATGATAGGTAATGCGCTACCTCCTGAATTTATTAAGCGTCAGGCAAAAGAGATAGTGCTTCATCTGTATAATAAGTAA
- a CDS encoding NUDIX domain-containing protein, with protein sequence MSEPYMTAVAAAVVLPNEDRVLLVRREEDGAWALPQAALAQGEDVQRAAQRAVLEATGVPVALANLVGIYSGAGQLLFVFSAYIYPGHSTPAPGVAALGWLSPAEIEAIDDALLQRILADARRGIRYPLGMFGAA encoded by the coding sequence ATGAGCGAGCCATATATGACCGCAGTCGCCGCCGCCGTGGTGCTGCCGAACGAGGACCGCGTGCTGCTGGTGCGCCGCGAGGAGGACGGCGCGTGGGCGCTGCCCCAGGCCGCGCTGGCCCAGGGCGAGGATGTGCAGCGCGCCGCCCAGCGCGCCGTGCTGGAGGCCACAGGCGTGCCGGTGGCGCTGGCCAACCTGGTGGGCATCTACAGCGGCGCGGGCCAGCTGCTGTTCGTGTTCAGCGCCTACATCTACCCCGGCCACTCCACGCCCGCCCCCGGCGTGGCCGCGCTGGGCTGGCTGTCCCCCGCCGAGATCGAGGCCATCGACGACGCGCTGCTGCAGCGCATCCTGGCCGACGCGCGGCGCGGCATTCGCTACCCGCTGGGGATGTTCGGCGCGGCGTAG
- a CDS encoding helix-turn-helix transcriptional regulator has translation MGKIYDCQFACPVETTTDIIGGKWKSVILYHLLDGMKRFGELRKLLPNATQRMLTLQLRELEADGVITRTVYAEVPPRVEYRLTPFGESLRPILLLMRDWGEQYRSTVQATRAPQCMERSAEL, from the coding sequence ATGGGCAAGATCTACGACTGCCAGTTCGCCTGCCCGGTCGAGACCACGACCGATATCATCGGCGGCAAGTGGAAGAGCGTCATCCTCTACCACCTGCTGGATGGCATGAAGCGCTTCGGCGAGCTGCGCAAGCTGCTGCCGAACGCCACCCAGCGCATGCTCACCCTGCAGCTGCGCGAGCTAGAGGCCGACGGCGTGATCACGCGCACCGTCTACGCCGAGGTGCCGCCGCGCGTGGAGTATCGGCTGACGCCGTTTGGCGAGAGCCTGCGCCCCATCCTGCTGCTGATGCGCGACTGGGGCGAGCAGTACCGCTCTACGGTGCAGGCCACCCGCGCCCCGCAGTGCATGGAGAGGAGCGCCGAGCTATGA
- a CDS encoding NADP-dependent oxidoreductase has product MATMNAVRIHAYGGPEELRLEQAERPTPGAGEVLVKVEAAGINPVDIKTRAGGGVAGMLPESPFPLTVGWDVAGVVSEVGAGVTALKPGDAVYGMVNFPKAGGGYAEYVVAPAAELGIRPASLSAEEAAALPLVALTAWQVLDFAQVQPGQRVLIHAAAGGVGHVAVQLAKARGAFVVGTASARNQAFARELGVDEFVDYTAAPFEQQIAPVDVVFDAVGGEVLARSYAVLKPHGSLVSIVAAPPADLAAAHQGISRQLLVHAEPSHLAAISALVDAGRLRVVVEQVLPLAQAAEAHRVSQAGRVRGKLVLRVG; this is encoded by the coding sequence ATGGCAACCATGAACGCGGTGCGGATCCACGCCTACGGCGGGCCGGAGGAGCTGAGGCTGGAGCAGGCCGAGCGGCCCACGCCCGGCGCGGGCGAGGTGCTGGTCAAGGTCGAGGCGGCGGGCATCAACCCGGTGGATATCAAGACGCGCGCGGGCGGCGGCGTGGCGGGCATGCTGCCCGAGTCGCCCTTCCCGCTGACGGTAGGCTGGGATGTGGCCGGGGTGGTGTCCGAGGTGGGCGCGGGTGTCACCGCGCTCAAGCCGGGCGATGCGGTCTACGGCATGGTCAACTTCCCCAAGGCCGGGGGCGGCTACGCCGAGTACGTGGTGGCCCCGGCGGCGGAGCTGGGCATCCGCCCCGCCAGCCTTAGCGCCGAGGAGGCCGCCGCGCTGCCGCTGGTGGCGCTCACCGCCTGGCAGGTGCTCGACTTCGCCCAGGTGCAGCCAGGCCAGCGCGTGCTCATCCACGCGGCGGCGGGCGGCGTGGGCCACGTGGCGGTGCAGCTGGCCAAGGCGCGCGGCGCGTTCGTGGTCGGCACGGCCTCGGCCCGCAACCAGGCCTTCGCGCGCGAGCTGGGCGTGGATGAGTTTGTGGACTACACCGCCGCGCCCTTCGAGCAGCAGATCGCGCCGGTGGATGTAGTGTTCGACGCGGTGGGCGGCGAGGTGCTGGCCCGCTCGTACGCGGTGCTGAAGCCGCATGGCTCGCTGGTGTCGATCGTGGCCGCGCCCCCGGCAGATCTGGCCGCCGCCCACCAGGGCATCAGCAGGCAGCTGCTGGTGCACGCCGAGCCGTCGCACCTGGCCGCGATCAGCGCGCTGGTGGATGCGGGGCGGCTGCGCGTGGTGGTGGAGCAGGTGCTGCCGCTGGCCCAGGCCGCCGAGGCCCACCGCGTGAGCCAGGCGGGCCGCGTGCGCGGCAAGCTGGTGCTGCGCGTGGGGTAA
- a CDS encoding glycosyltransferase family 1 protein, translated as MRVLISTFGTYGDIQPFIALGRGLRDAGHEVALCASEEFQPLIESHGLSYAFMRNTLLDLSRALLKGGTTFALLRQIKAAMRHLLEEEWRAAQLVQPDLIVHHPKMLGSYHIAEKLGIPLVMAIPLPFYTPTRAFPNPFFGAWRLGPQFNLLSYHLNTLSSAVATGMTNFFRQHTLGLPRQRRFADMLRREDGQPIPILYPYSPALLPRPDDFPAHVHVTGSWFLDQAAEWQADPALCAFLSDGPPPVYVGFGSMSGKHANDRTRIVLDALSSAGQRGILACGWGGLQATDLPKTAHLIDAAPHDWLFPQVVAVVHHGGAGTTAAGLRAGRPTVICPFLGDQPFWGAIVHARGLGPQPIPQRRLSAGRLAAAIHAAVSDAAMRRRAADMGRQIQAEDGVGAAVAIIEQVRQAF; from the coding sequence ATGCGTGTCCTCATCAGCACCTTTGGCACCTATGGCGATATCCAGCCGTTTATCGCCCTCGGCAGGGGCCTGCGCGACGCGGGGCACGAGGTGGCCCTATGCGCATCGGAAGAATTCCAGCCCTTGATCGAATCGCACGGGCTGAGCTACGCCTTTATGCGCAACACCCTGCTTGATTTGAGCCGGGCCTTGCTAAAGGGCGGCACTACCTTCGCGCTGCTCCGGCAGATCAAGGCCGCGATGCGGCACCTGCTGGAGGAGGAGTGGCGGGCGGCGCAGCTGGTCCAACCCGATCTGATCGTGCACCACCCAAAGATGCTGGGCAGCTATCACATCGCCGAGAAGCTTGGCATCCCGCTGGTGATGGCCATCCCGCTGCCCTTCTATACCCCGACCCGCGCCTTCCCCAACCCCTTTTTTGGCGCATGGCGGCTTGGCCCACAGTTCAACCTGCTGAGCTATCACCTGAACACGCTCTCCTCGGCAGTCGCCACTGGCATGACCAACTTCTTCCGGCAGCATACCCTGGGACTGCCGCGCCAGCGGCGCTTTGCCGATATGCTGCGACGAGAGGACGGGCAGCCCATCCCCATTTTGTATCCCTACAGCCCGGCGCTGCTGCCCCGGCCCGATGATTTCCCCGCGCATGTCCATGTTACAGGCTCGTGGTTTCTCGACCAGGCCGCTGAATGGCAGGCCGACCCTGCGCTCTGCGCCTTTCTGAGCGATGGGCCGCCGCCGGTATATGTTGGCTTTGGCAGCATGAGCGGAAAACATGCCAACGACCGCACGCGCATAGTTCTGGATGCGCTTTCCAGCGCGGGACAGCGCGGCATCCTAGCCTGCGGCTGGGGCGGCCTTCAGGCCACGGATCTGCCGAAGACTGCTCATCTCATCGATGCCGCCCCGCACGACTGGCTGTTTCCACAGGTCGTCGCTGTGGTGCATCACGGCGGCGCGGGGACAACCGCCGCAGGGCTGCGGGCTGGCAGGCCGACGGTGATCTGCCCGTTCCTGGGCGATCAGCCGTTCTGGGGGGCGATCGTGCATGCGCGTGGGCTTGGGCCGCAGCCGATCCCGCAGCGCCGCCTGAGCGCTGGACGCTTGGCCGCTGCTATCCATGCGGCTGTGAGCGATGCGGCCATGCGGCGGCGCGCCGCTGATATGGGCAGGCAGATCCAGGCGGAGGACGGCGTGGGGGCCGCCGTTGCGATCATTGAGCAGGTGCGCCAGGCATTCTAG
- a CDS encoding TetR/AcrR family transcriptional regulator produces MESTPPIAGGQGKGGAGLTERADRILDSAAILLIQWGYKRITISDIAQHAGIGTGTVYLHWKSKETLFESVLLRELQLLWGGLIQRVEADPREATLHRLLSALLRAIKLRPIACALFTRDTLMLGKLTQRSLIQQQSFIEGTDLLALLRELGLLRADVDPSVQLHTFSALWTGFVLVDQLLPPKDRPSLDVQTEALISTVQRTLEPDTPPDEAWMREHAAPKIRALLEQAHAYAAEQIGARVLS; encoded by the coding sequence ATGGAGTCAACACCACCCATCGCTGGGGGCCAGGGAAAAGGCGGGGCGGGGCTGACAGAGCGCGCAGATCGCATCCTGGATAGCGCCGCCATACTACTGATCCAATGGGGCTACAAGCGCATTACCATCAGCGATATCGCGCAGCACGCTGGCATTGGCACCGGCACAGTGTATCTGCACTGGAAGAGCAAGGAGACCCTGTTCGAGTCGGTGCTGCTGCGCGAGCTGCAGCTGCTGTGGGGCGGGCTGATCCAGCGCGTGGAAGCAGACCCGCGTGAAGCCACGCTCCACCGGTTGCTGAGCGCGCTGCTCCGCGCGATCAAGCTACGGCCTATCGCCTGTGCGCTCTTTACCCGCGACACCCTCATGCTTGGCAAGCTCACCCAGCGCAGCCTCATCCAGCAGCAGTCCTTTATTGAAGGCACCGATCTGCTGGCGCTTCTGCGCGAGCTTGGGCTGCTGCGCGCCGATGTCGACCCGAGCGTGCAGCTACACACGTTTAGCGCACTGTGGACCGGCTTTGTGCTGGTCGATCAGCTGCTTCCGCCGAAAGACCGCCCATCGCTCGATGTTCAGACCGAGGCGCTGATATCCACCGTTCAGCGCACGCTTGAACCCGATACCCCGCCCGATGAGGCCTGGATGCGCGAACACGCTGCCCCGAAGATACGGGCGCTGCTTGAACAGGCGCACGCCTACGCAGCCGAGCAGATCGGCGCGCGGGTTCTCTCGTAG
- a CDS encoding 4'-phosphopantetheinyl transferase superfamily protein, with protein sequence MAYTLSEWSRISATDALREREAHVWQIGLEQPPEAVTLLRRLLSPDELERADRFHFPDDRRAFAVCRGVARRILGRELGVPAHELRFTYSAYGKPDIAPEQNPRGLRFNISHSGGVALCALAYGRRLGVDIERVREDLDYLPLSARFFAPDEHAALLALPGALRRRAFFACWTRKEAYIKARGEGLSFPLESFSVSLGSQARLLRTGVRQEAPATWRMAQVPAAPDFMGALAVEVAGAPLDALGFGQIDAVVG encoded by the coding sequence ATGGCCTACACTCTGAGCGAATGGAGCCGTATCAGCGCCACAGATGCGCTGCGCGAGCGCGAGGCCCACGTGTGGCAGATCGGGCTGGAGCAGCCGCCCGAGGCGGTGACCCTGCTGCGCCGCCTGCTCTCGCCCGACGAGCTGGAGCGCGCCGATCGCTTCCACTTCCCCGACGACCGGCGGGCCTTCGCGGTGTGCCGTGGCGTGGCCCGCCGCATCCTGGGGCGCGAGCTGGGCGTGCCCGCCCACGAGCTGCGCTTCACCTACTCGGCCTACGGCAAGCCCGACATCGCGCCCGAGCAGAACCCCAGGGGCCTGCGCTTCAATATCTCGCACTCGGGCGGGGTGGCGCTGTGCGCGCTGGCCTACGGGCGGCGGCTGGGGGTGGATATCGAGCGCGTGCGCGAGGATCTGGACTACCTGCCGCTCTCGGCGCGCTTCTTCGCGCCCGATGAGCACGCCGCGCTGCTGGCGCTGCCCGGCGCGCTGCGCCGCCGCGCCTTCTTCGCGTGCTGGACGCGCAAGGAGGCCTACATCAAGGCGCGCGGCGAGGGTCTGTCGTTCCCGCTGGAGTCATTCTCGGTGTCGCTGGGGTCGCAGGCGCGGCTGCTGCGCACCGGCGTGCGCCAGGAGGCCCCGGCCACCTGGCGCATGGCCCAGGTGCCCGCCGCCCCCGACTTCATGGGGGCGCTGGCCGTCGAGGTGGCGGGTGCGCCGCTCGATGCGCTGGGCTTCGGGCAGATCGACGCGGTGGTGGGGTAG